AGTTTCAATATTTGAGAAGATTTTAAGCCCAACCGCTGCACAGGACTAAACCCATTCCGCTACAATTTATTTCTCTTAAGCTTAATTCTGGAAAACTCTTACTCATCAATGGAATTAATTCAATCACAGGTCCGAGGACTAAGGAGTTAAACAAGACCTCTACCGTTTTCTGCTTCGCTTTGCCATTTTTTTCTGAACCTTGAATCACAACTCTGATGAATAAATCTTCCGGCAGCTTAGTTGCCAAGTGTTGCCATTTATGGACAAGTCCTGTATCTTCTTGATTTGGAGTCTTGTGTGGTGTAAAACAGTCACAACTGGTGGAACTCAAACCAGCTTGATTTTCCAACCAATTATTACCCCAAAGCTACCACCTCCACCTGCTCGAATGGCCCAAAACAGATCTTCCTCCATTgattttcgatcaagaatctctcCCTCGGCATCCATGAAATAAGCATCAATGATGTCATCTGCAGCTAGGCCATATTTTCTGATCATGGTTCCAAGCCCTCCTCCACTAAAATGGTCTCCAAGACCCATACTCGAGCACACTCCTGCAGGAAATCCAAGAACTCAGCTCTTCTTAGCGATGCTGTAATATTACTAATCAAGCGTTGCCCTTGACTGAACCCATGCTGTTTCCTTCTCCAAATCAATGCTAATGGAATGGAGATTGATAATATCGATTATTATATATTGTGTTTTGCAAAGGAACGATAGGTCCTCATAGTCATATCGCCTTCACTCTTGACTCTGATTTGCAAATCATGCTTCTTGCTACAAAGGATGGCTGCTCGGATTTCATCAGCATCGTATGGTGTGATTATGAATCTAGGTATAGAGGACGTTGAGTTTAACCATCTGATATTTTGTTCTGCGGATTGTAATAGATTGAAATATGATTTAGACCTtggagtgtgtgtgtgttaaagaATTTATTGTATGTTTTAGCAGAATAAATTGACATGCACTCCGACAAATTCTTCATGTTCCGCATCACAAAATGTAAGAAAAATCAAAGCAAACGCGAAAAAATTGACTTGCACTCCGACAAATTCTTCATGTTTCGGTGGCAGACTCGGACTGAATGAGAGATCACTATTCCATTATCTCTTAGATAAGTACCGATGACGCAGATTAGTTAATGGTAAATTTTTCAggccatatttttatttggagaAGTAAAAAGCACGGGTTTATAGCAAGTCGGAAAGTTCGAACTTTATGACAATGACATGTATTTTACCTCTAAAAAACGATGATTCCTAAGAACATTATAAATTAGTTAAATTTCATGGAATTTTTTTATCTGTCATTTTGCATTTTAGTCGGAATTAAGTTTGGATAAGTAAAGCATGATAATCCTTAATTATACTTTCAGACGATTATTTGAATCTTTTTTTGTTGTCTTACACAGTTGATGGACAATTAAAGAAAATAGCTAGAATTTTCTTGTAGAGAAGGGGATGCATGAACATAAAATCTCTTTAATTCTACATTCGGTGGCAGAATACATAAATTACAAAGAAGTTATTTTCAATGCATATGATCTTGTAATGTTAAACATTTTTTTGTCTTGCATTAATGGAATGAAGGAAGAGGGGGAATGCTCTGCTCGCTCCTGAAGAAATTTTCTGGATCAACTGCTGTCTTTACCTTAACCAGTCTATCAAAATTCCCTTTGAAATACTTCAACCCGTATACCTTTGCTTGGTGGTAAGTATTGTTACCATTATCGGTGATGCCGATATCAAAATCCCTATAATTGAGATATGCTTCTCTTGGATTCTTTGACACGAAAGGAGTCATGTAACTATAGAGACGTCTTGTCTGTGCAAGGTACTTGTTTTCGGCTTCAAAACCTGCTTCCTTCCAGTTGGCAAAATACTGAATCTTGAATATGTTCCCTTTTCTATGTGGAAATGGTGTTTTTGACTCGGCAATTGTGTTCATTCTCCCACCATAAGGATTGAAAACCATTCCGGCTTTTCCTAACGTCATAATCTGCTTCCACAGCCCTTCCAACCCATCTTTTGGCATCGGAGTTTTCAGGTAATCTGATTTCCTCTTGTTGAAGCTGATGGAATCGAGTTTCCTTTCAAGTAAAACCTTTTCTGATGTTCCATTATCGAAATTTGCCCAGAATAGAACTGATTGAATCCAGCTCATTTCTGTGCAATCTTGTTTTGTCAATCCCAGTTCTGGGAATTGGGATTTCATTACAGATACTAATCTATCAGAATCGCCAAGAAATAGTGCAATAAAAGTCACTTTGACAGTCTTCCCCTCATGGCCATCTGCTGATTCTTTTTCTGAATTCTTATCTTTCTTAGTACCTGGTTGTACAAGAAGTCTTATGAAGAGATCATCAGCTATCTTGTTTGCTACGAATTGCCAACGGTAAACAATGTCTGTAACATTTTCTTCCAACGTTTTCTGGACCCTAAAAACTGTCACAACGTGTGGCACACGCACTAGTTTAATCTTGTATGCTGTTACAACTCCAAAACTAGCACCCCCACCACCTTTGATTGCCCAGAAAAGGTCTTTTCCCATCCCTTTTCGATCCAACATTTGACCTTTCGCATCAACAATCCGTGCATCCAACAAATTATCAACCGTAAGGCCAAATTTACGTAACATGTTACCATAACCAGCCCCGCTTATGTGCCCGCCGACACCAACAGTGGGGCACACGCCTGCAGGATATCCATGTACTTTGCTTTTTTCCCAGATTGCATAGTAGAGTTCACCAAGTATTGCCCCAGATTGTACCCAAGCAGTTTCATCCTTTATGTTGATATCGATAGATCTAAGATTGAACATGTCAAGAATGATAAACGGGACGTTAGAAACATAGGAGATACCTTCATAATCATGGCCACCACTGCGGATTCTGAGCTGCACACCTATCTTTTTTGTACAGATTATTGTTGCTGGCACTTGCGATTCTTGAGAAGGGGTCACCAAAAGCAGGGGTTTTCTTGTGGTCGAAGTGCTGAAACGAGGATTTCTGATGTAATCTTGTAGAAGTTTGGCGAAGGAAGAATTCTGAGGACCGTAGACTATCTTAGAGATTTGATCCTTGGGTTTTATGTTGTCTGATAAGCACCGGACGAAGGTATCGTAAACCGAATTATCCGAGGTTGCCGCAGAGGAAAAGCTGAGGCTGCTCGAAAAGaaaagcagcagcagcagcattgAGAGAGGGATGAAAAGATCAGAAGACATTTCTGGGTGTTTTCCCAAAGTCCTTgcgttatgtatatatatattcactACCAAAACCTACGAGGGTATGCGTTTATTAATGCCATATTAAAGGAAGATTTTTTGAGAAATATGGAAATCGGATTAATATATGATTCCGTGATTTCTTATTAATTCCAAAGTCAAAATTCCGCAGATTACGAAATGAACATTTTATGATTTACTTTGTATTTTGACTTAATAAaaataggattgaaattgaattttaGAATTTCATTTTGGATtggataataaaaatattattgtttgttattaaaaaatcatattacttttattttttaaattctaaATAATATTTATGTAACTAATCATATTATTTATAAAGACAAATCATATAATTTGCATTAAATAGTTTCTCTAGGAAatgaggaaaaaaaattaaatcaagaGGACACTGATAAAGAggttacaatttttttaaagatttgaTTAGCCATTGATTTACACTATCATTTAACTTTTGGCTGAATAAAATATAGAATTTTGAATTGGAATTGCATTTCAAAATctatgaatttaaaatttcattttgatattgggATAAAATCTAAAATCCTATCTACAAATTTTATTGGACAATTAAATATGATATTACTTATTTTTTAaaagcaaaaacttatgtgagacggtctcacgggttgtatttgtgagacggatctcttatttggatcactcatgaaaaagtattactttttatgctaagagtattactttttattgtgaatatgggtagatcTGACCCGTCTCAAAGATTATGATCCGCGAGACGgtatcacatgagactcactcttttttAAATACATGgttcataaataatatttatgtaaatactcatatttgtttaaatattttttaggaAATTAAAAAAAGTTAATCAAGAGAAGATCGAGAAAAAGTTGCCAATTTTTTTGATACATTAGGATTTAGTATTAAAAATAATGGATATTTTTAAGAGGAATAAACAATATATAGaagtttttaaatataaaaatattttaattttttttaaatgacttgttcaaaatatataataaattgtgCATACATCGGTAACATAGATTTTGGGAAATGTATATTAAATGTAATTTTattatgaaatttgaaaaatagacataaatttaatattaatttatccACAACTCAAATCCTTACCTAGGGATTTCATTTTGGAAAATTGCATTTTAGGTATTGTATGTTTAGATTTTTGCGATTCTGATATTTGCTATTTAGTCcactatatttatttgtttctGTCAcaattttaatttgttttttcTGTGATGCGTGAGTTTGACATAGCGCCACATCAATAGTAATTTGTCAAAAATACATCAATAGTAATTTATCAAAAATATTGAATATCAAAATTAGGAATTTCATTTTTACCAGGATCAGTCGTGAAATGATGGGCTAAAACATAACCCGACTACTTGGTAGAGCTTGGCAGGAGGAAATCTATGTAGCTTACCTATTTAAATATTCCACTTAAATTTGATATGTTCGCTTTAAATCAGTTTAAAAAGGTAGCTTGAACTTTAAGATGTTAAGAAATCTATGAGGGTTTTCGCGAATGTTGAACATCATGGTTTTAGATGGATCGAAAATGACAATGATTTGATTAAAACTTGGGAGGAGAAGATAAAATTTACTAGAGAAATTCATATATCAATTGAGGAGGTACACATATTTTGTTCATATGtactttttaattatttaggaAGAAAGATAAGGATGAAGCTGGGCTTAATTGGACAGTAGATGGCGAGAGTGATTGAGATAACTAATGAGGGTGTGACAAAGGAGGCAAAGATGACACTGATGGTATATTGAATGATAAATGCATTGATAAAGACAATGATCTTAGTGAGAGTTCTCATGGTGATGATAAACTTTTCGAACAGAATGTGGATAATGAAACTGAGTGGCTTAGAAAAGAGTTTGAGTCAGAAGAAATAGGGCAAGTAAAGTCTGTTGAGAAGGCCAAAGGTCCTTTGAATGAAACTCGCATGAGTTGCAGACCACAATAGAAAAACTTGCGAGACATATATTGAATCACCAGCTCCCGTTATAATTGAAGAAATAGTTGCAACACAAGAAACAATGAGCCAGCTCACACCAGAACAACTAATTATGAGCCAGCTACAATGTCAAATCTCCCAAAAATTTCAGGTTTCTAATTTGTATATCATGTTTACATATGAAATTTctttatatttgtatatatatgtattggtCAATATGTTATTTGTAATAAGTGAGGAGCAAAGTTGTGAGAGCCCAGCCCAATTTACACCCCAAGCCTAGCCCATTTTAGTAACtaagttaaataaaataataataataaaacaagaataatcatGAATATGTTGAAAGCttattcttcttcttcaacaATTCTTGAATATTTGACCGGTCATATCTTTGTCATCGGTGATCGTTTTTCGAAAGTAAGCATAGTTTCGGAAAGCTCCCGAAAAGGGCTATCTATTAATACCTTTTGCTAGGAAAACTTGCGACTCCCGTAAATCCGTCGGAGACCGTCGCCTATTTTCGCCGATATTGTTGCTTGTAGGTGCTATATCAGAGTTAGCTGGAGGTATTCataaaatttcagaatttatttgggcataatttcgaaaattcagaaTTTTATAATTGAGTTTTCGAATATTAGTGTTCAATAATTAGATGTTTAGATGACATAGAATTGTCTTACATTAATTTTAGAAATATTAAAGTCTAAATTATggatttttggaattttaggTTAAATTGGtgaatattggaaaaataaatgaaagtcgatataaaataaattatttgccACATGATCGGATTCTTCGGGAAAATCCTTAGGATATTTCGGTGGTAAATTAAATATGAGTTGAGGTACGCATGAACTGTTTCATTATGACATCCATAATGATGTGGAATGACGTTAAGTATTTTGTACCGAGTTGTGATGTGCCTTATATGTTTATGTGAATAACATGGTTGCATTCACGATATTTTTGAGTTGATATGCTCTGGTTGATAAATATTCcctatttttatattttgaaaataataaaataaaaatatgtttattttgAAGGGAATATTTGAGACATTTGTTGAATAGTCATATTAACTATTTATGAATAAATTTCGAGTCTTGACTCCATTGATTAATATCATTATTGATCTGTTGAGATATTGAGTCATCTATGGAGCGAGTGATAGGATTAGCATACTCCTGATGACTGCATGAGGACTGACCGAGTCACTACAGGACCCTCGATGCTACATGCATGGATTAGCGGCGGCTTGATGTTTCGTTGCTGCATTCTTGGCACATGTGAGCACTGTTCCTGTTGCTGATGTGTTTCATTTGGACTCCGTTTTGGTATCCGTTATTTCGTTGTTGCCAACACACATTTAATTGCATTTCATTgtattttacttgattttatttcatgacaGTTATATTTGTCATAATTTTACTGGTTCGTTGTACTGAGACCTGatcctatttttttttatgctgtggttgtttttgataACATAGCATGTTATCGAAGAGGCTTTGACGGGTTTGGTGAAACGTCAGGTAGCGGAGCCCAGTAATTGGACCAATTCCCGACGAGTGGAATTAACAATCAGAGCCGTACCTGTGTTGAATGAGGCTTGAAACGAAAATTGAAAAATGAGCCCTCTTGTTGtagtaataaatataaaattcaatttgcaaataacaaatatactaataaatacataaatatatcaaaatcaatatattacatcaataacaactcaataaatatttaaaataactacATAAATACTACTCGTCGTCTAGTTTTTAGAAgcgaaaatatttatcaaatctgTGTAATCCAATTGTCAACATAGTTGGCCCATTTAGTTTATCTTGCGATATTGGTGATCGAAGATAATTCTTGTAGAAACTACACTTTTAGTCTCTATGATAGTAAAAACTACAAAATCAAGGAATTCTTTGAGTCGAAATAACAAATCACAAAATGAAAGGACAAAGAAATCCCAAAAAACAATGAATTTCATCTTTCAGCGGTCCACACATTCAAGCTCTATTCACAATTTACTTTATTTCCTTAGACTGTCTacttattaattatataagtcgcacattaaatttatataaaactcATAATTCAATTATAactcataaataatttaaataatgtgATGTGTGCTTTaagttatatatttaattattatgatCCCTAAGCACATTACATTGCTCATATCGCAAGTAAGTTTCATTTTCAGTGAGTATTATTTGATAGATTAATCTAcaagtataaatataaatataaatatgtatttataaAGAAGATTGAAATAGAAATAAAGcataattcatgaaaaaaattatttaattcatGAAGAAAATTACTTACCTTCAAGCTTAATAGAAGTAGGGGACCATAAACTTTATTTGTTGAATGAGAACAAAAATCAAGGTTGAGATTTGGAGTGAgttaaagaataaataaaatatatcatatatatttatgtatatagGGCCTTTTATTGGGTCGGGCCCTGAGGCAACCGTTTGGTTGGCCTCATAAAAGGTACGGTTCTGTTAACAATTCCATCAACGTTTGAGCGGTTTCAGATTTGCTAATTGCCGACACAAGGGTTGAATATAAGGGCTCCATCACCTTTTTTTGGGAGATATTTCATTAGAAATGTGAGACATGTGCTACACACTCCCTTTAATATCTTGGAGAagctttttatatatttatctttctttctttcttttcattTTGTGTTTGAGTTGGCTTCCCCACATTTCCAGATTTTCCTTGGAGAAAGTGGCAACTTGCAATGAGTGAACGATAATATTGCTAGTATCCATGGTTCGTATAAAAATCTCAAGTAGCTATGTGACAATAATACTTGATTTGTACGTTTTGCATAAGCTTAGTCAAAACACAACAATACAAAacagagtaggtctcttgtgagacgatctcacgaatctttatctgtgagacgagtcaaaagtaatacttttagcataaaaaataatactttttcatggatgacccaaataagagattcgtatcacaaaatacgacccgtaagaccgtctcacgcaaCTTAATTGAATCTAATAAAATGAGTATATACTATATATAAGTGCCTCATTCTCATTCTAATAAAAAATGGAATATTCACcaacttattttatttatttaattaaatataatgtaaatcttatatatttatataatagatATATTGTGTACAGTGAAAAACTTTACTATAAAACGAAGACCTTAATAAATTATTCATTTATTTCATTCGTACACAAACCAAATCATCGAGTAAACATCGTGGATACATATATATTACAGCAGAATTGTTAATTAAGAAATAACACTCGTACGTTATGAATACTATTTAGTCCGGGGGAAGACAGGAATGCTTTGCTCGTTTCTGAAGAAGTTTTGTGGATCAACCATGGTCTTAATTCTGACCAGCCTGTTCAAATTATCCTTGAAGTACTTGAAGCCATAAACCTGTCCCTCCCTGTAACTGTCCCTTCCATTATCGGTCGTTCCGATATCGAGATCCCTGTAATTCAAGAAGGCTTCCCTTGGGTTCATTGACACGAACGGGGTCATGTAAGTATGCAGCGCTCTCGTCAGATTTATGTAGTAGTCTGCAACCTCGACTCCGCCGTCGTTCCAGTTTGTTGCGTACTGCAGTTTGAAGAGGTTTCCTGCTCTATGCGGGAAGGGTTTTGAAGAAGCTGGGATCCTACCCATTTCACCTCCGTAAGGGTTGAATGTCAGCATTGGGAATTGCAGTTCCACCATTTTTTTGAATATGAATTCAAGCCCTGGCTTTGGCACCGGTTTCTTCACGTAGTCGGATTTTCTTTTCAGGTAATTCAGAACTTGAGGAACCCTACTGAGAAGGGCGTTTACCGGGGTCCCTGTCGAGAAATCAGTCCAGAAAAGAACTGATTCAACCCAGCTCATTTCAATGCAGTCTGCCTGCTCTATTCCTAATTCCGGAAAACTCGCTTTTGTCAGAGAAACAAGGTCTTGCGAACTTCCCAGATACAGAGCGCGAAATGTGGCCCTATTTGTTTTTTGTCCGGAGGTGCTGTTTACCACGTCCAGCGTGAGTCTCACGAATAATTCATCCGGAAAATTGGGTGCAACTACTTGGTAACGATAGATTAGATTTGTGAAGTTCGCATCGAAAGTTCTACGAATCCTGAAAACGGTTACCGTCGGTGGGACTCGGGGGAGCTTGATTTTGTACGACAGCACGACTCCATAGCTTGATCCTCCTCCGCCGGTGATGGCCCAGAAAAGATCTTCTCCCATTGACTTTCTGTCGAGAAGCTGCCCGTTGACGTCGATAATCTGAGCATCAAGTATATTGTCAACCGAAAGGCCGTATTTTCGCATCATGTTACCATAACCGCCACCGCTGAAATGGCCACCAACGCCAACAGTGGGGCAAACTCCGGCGGGGAAGCCATGAACGTTGCTTTTTTCAGCAATCCTGTAGTAAACTTCACCAAGAGTGGCGCCACATTCAACCCAGGCGGACTCGTCGGCAATGCTGACGTTAATAGCCCGTAGATTGAACATGTCAAGAACGAAGAAGTTGGGATGCTCGGACACGTACGAAACACCTTCGTAGTCGTGGCCGCCGCTTCTGATCTTCATCTGGAAATTGTATGCTTTAGCGCAAATAATGGCCGCTTGGATGTGAGAAACATGCAATGCTGTGATAATGAGACGTGGTTTGGGGCTGGTGGATTCATTAAACCTTAAATTTCTAATGTAAGTTTGCAAAACAGATGAATAAGATGAATTATCTGGAGTGTAGAGTACAGCTGAGATTGGAGCGGAAGAGGGTTTAGGGTAGTTTTCAAGGCATTGGATGAAGGCCTCATATTGAGATGGATTAGAACTCGCCAATGAGACACAAAATACAAGCTGGGCCACGAAGAAAGAAAATGCAATTATTGAATATTTAGTTTTCATTTTGTTGTTgctaaattatgatatgataattGAAAGGATTTTAGGGTTGGATTATATAGACAAATATTtaagagagaattcaaatattcaattattTGAAAACGACGAATTCAGAGAAGGGAAATAAGACTCGCATACTACGTACAATCAGCCTTTGACATTCtagtagatatatatatatatattttgcttTTCCAATAATATTACCTCAAACGAGCTATAAAATAACCAAAAGTCAATGGGCGCAGTGTTCTTCCATTcccataatatatatttttctttgagCCGAAACCTAATGCTCTTTTCGCATTAGAATTTCGAAAAAACAAACCACTGTGACTCAGAAAAATTTATAAAGCTAGCTAGCTGGTAGAGATAATTATTATGCATATAAGATCGATAATTAGTTAAATTTGGCATCACGTGGTAGCTCAACTGTTGGCCATGCATGCATCAAGTTTTCCTGTTGAAAGGGGCCACGCAAGATTACGTGACAGGGTGGGTCGATGGGTCGATGATAtaacccttttttttttttttaaaaaatttgggtTTTCAATATATGTCGTGTAGATTATGATTATCACAAGTTTTAATAGAACAGCACGCGTAAGCAAACATATAGATGATATATTAGGTTTTCTTTAAACACATTTTAATAGGAATTTTGACAAGATTTATAGTCTAATTAATTAcatatcttttactttttgaGATTGATTTTTAGTCAAATTTTGCTGCAACAATTATTGGACAAAGTCGTACGTatctaaaaaataaagaaatgatttttttttttttgagaaaaaaGACTGCATGCATTTGTAAAAGAATTTCATTTCCTTTGTAGATATGTATCGGATTTTCATGAAATTCCATCATTTCTTTGATTATGAAACCCTGGCTTCTAACTCAATTCGACAATTACTAATATCAATAATTTGCATTGataatgaatatcaataatacTTAGAAAAATAATCTTAAAGAGCAATTTCAACGTAGTAATAATCATTCGGACCAAATTCTTGACTTTGACTATTACATGAAATCTTGCacacactacaaaaaaaaagcCTAAGACAACGGTGAAAGTCTTGTAAAACTGTTGTTAGAAGCCTTGTGATTAAAAGTacgctcaaagacaacagtttttatcCGTTGTTGCAGCTAAAATTTGCGACgattttaaaaaaccgtcgcaaaaaaaTTAGCAACGGATTTATGCAAAACCGTccctaattagcgacggtatgCCATAAAGTCCGTCGCTAGCGACAGTTGTTTAATGATTTCTGTCGCTAATATTTtcagtaaatttttttaaaaaattaattttaataatttaataaatcttaaaaaactTACAATTTGACTATGCTAGCAATATTCATGATtttaactaacacttaaaaatttatcaaaaat
This region of Primulina eburnea isolate SZY01 chromosome 14, ASM2296580v1, whole genome shotgun sequence genomic DNA includes:
- the LOC140812502 gene encoding berberine bridge enzyme-like 21 encodes the protein MLLLLLFFSSSLSFSSAATSDNSVYDTFVRCLSDNIKPKDQISKIVYGPQNSSFAKLLQDYIRNPRFSTSTTRKPLLLVTPSQESQVPATIICTKKIGVQLRIRSGGHDYEGISYVSNVPFIILDMFNLRSIDINIKDETAWVQSGAILGELYYAIWEKSKVHGYPAGVCPTVGVGGHISGAGYGNMLRKFGLTVDNLLDARIVDAKGQMLDRKGMGKDLFWAIKGGGGASFGVVTAYKIKLVRVPHVVTVFRVQKTLEENVTDIVYRWQFVANKIADDLFIRLLVQPGTKKDKNSEKESADGHEGKTVKVTFIALFLGDSDRLVSVMKSQFPELGLTKQDCTEMSWIQSVLFWANFDNGTSEKVLLERKLDSISFNKRKSDYLKTPMPKDGLEGLWKQIMTLGKAGMVFNPYGGRMNTIAESKTPFPHRKGNIFKIQYFANWKEAGFEAENKYLAQTRRLYSYMTPFVSKNPREAYLNYRDFDIGITDNGNNTYHQAKVYGLKYFKGNFDRLVKVKTAVDPENFFRSEQSIPPLPSFH
- the LOC140813111 gene encoding berberine bridge enzyme-like 8 — its product is MKTKYSIIAFSFFVAQLVFCVSLASSNPSQYEAFIQCLENYPKPSSAPISAVLYTPDNSSYSSVLQTYIRNLRFNESTSPKPRLIITALHVSHIQAAIICAKAYNFQMKIRSGGHDYEGVSYVSEHPNFFVLDMFNLRAINVSIADESAWVECGATLGEVYYRIAEKSNVHGFPAGVCPTVGVGGHFSGGGYGNMMRKYGLSVDNILDAQIIDVNGQLLDRKSMGEDLFWAITGGGGSSYGVVLSYKIKLPRVPPTVTVFRIRRTFDANFTNLIYRYQVVAPNFPDELFVRLTLDVVNSTSGQKTNRATFRALYLGSSQDLVSLTKASFPELGIEQADCIEMSWVESVLFWTDFSTGTPVNALLSRVPQVLNYLKRKSDYVKKPVPKPGLEFIFKKMVELQFPMLTFNPYGGEMGRIPASSKPFPHRAGNLFKLQYATNWNDGGVEVADYYINLTRALHTYMTPFVSMNPREAFLNYRDLDIGTTDNGRDSYREGQVYGFKYFKDNLNRLVRIKTMVDPQNFFRNEQSIPVFPRTK